From Piliocolobus tephrosceles isolate RC106 chromosome 16, ASM277652v3, whole genome shotgun sequence, the proteins below share one genomic window:
- the CLUH gene encoding clustered mitochondria protein homolog isoform X2, producing the protein MVIKTDELPAAAPADSAREHGSQAGGKGRPGAAELPSVMLLNGDCPESLKKEEGAAEPPRENGLDEADPGDETAGQEVIVIQDTGFSVKILAPGIEPFSLQVSPQEMVQEIHQVLMDREDTCHRTCFSLHLDGNVLDHFSELRSVEGLQEGSVLRVVEEPYTVREARIHVRHVRDLLKSLDPSDAFNGVDCNSLSFLSVFTDGDLGDSGKRKKGLEMDPIDCTPPEYILPGSRERPLCPLQPQNRDWKPLQCLKVLTMSGWNPPPGNRKMHGDLMYLFVITAEDRQVSITASTRGFYLNQSTAYHFNPKPASPRFLSHSLVELLNQISPAFRKNFAVLQKKRVQRHPFERIATPFQVYSWTAPQAEHAMDCVRAEDAYTSRLGYEEHIPGQTRDWNEELQTTRELPRKNLPERLLRERAIFKVHSDFTAAATRGAMAVIDGNVMAINPSEETKMQMFIWNNIFFSLGFDVRDHYKDFGGDVAAYVAPTNDLNGVRTYNAVDVEGLYTLGTVVVDYRGYRVTAQSIIPGILERDQEQSVIYGSIDFGKTVVSHPRYLELLERTSRPLKILRHRVLNDRDEEVELCSSVECKGIIGNDGRHYILDLLRTFPPDLNFLPAPGEELPEECARAGFPRAHRHKLCCLRQELVDAFVEHRYLLFMKLAALQLMQQKASQLETPSSLENGGPSSLESKSEDPPGPEAGSEEEGSSASGLAKVKELAETIAADDGTDPRSREVIRNACKAVGSISSTAFDIRFNPDIFSPGVRFPESCQDEVRDQKQLLKDAAAFLLSCQIPGLVKDCMEHAVLPMDGATLAEVMRQRGINMRYLGKVLELVLRSPARHQLDHVYKIGIGELITRSAKHIFKTYLQGVELSGLSAAISHFLNCFLSSYPNPVAHLPADELVSKKRNKRRKNRPPGAADNTAWAVVTPQELWKDICQEAKNYFDFHLECETVDQAVETYGLQKITLLREISLKTGIQVLLKEYSFDSRHKPAFTEEDVLNIFPVVKHVNPKASDAFHFFQSGQAKVQQGFLKEGCELINEALNLFNNVYGAMHVETCACLRLLARLHYIMGDYAEALSNQQKAVLMSERVMGIEHPNTIQEYMHLALYCFASSQLSTALSLLYRARYLMLLVFGEDHPEMALLDNNIGLVLHGVMEYDLSLRFLENALAVSTKYHGPKALKVALSHHLVARVYESKAEFRSALQHEKEGYTIYKTQLGEDHEKTKESSEYLKCLTQQAVALQRTMNEIYRNGSSANIPPLKFTAPSMASVLEQLNVINGILFIPLSQKDLENLKAEVARRHQLQEASRNKDRAEEPMATEPAPAGTPEDLGSQPPAAKDSSPSVQG; encoded by the exons ATGGTCATCAAGACGGACGAGTTGCCGGCGGCCGCCCCGGCCGACAGCGCCCGGGAACACGGCTCGCAGGCCGGGGGCAAGGGGCGGCCGGGCGCGGCAG AGCTGCCATCAGTCATGCTCTTAAACGGGGACTGCCCAGAGAGcctgaagaaggaggaaggggcagcCGAGCCACCCAGGGAAAATGGGCTTGATGAGGCCGACCCGGGAGATGAGACCGCCGGCCAGGAAGTCATTGtcattcaggacacaggcttTTCTGTGAAGATCCTCGCCCCTGGGATCGAGCCCTTCTCCCTGCAG GTGTCCCCGCAGGAGATGGTGCAGGAGATCCACCAGGTGCTCATGGACCGGGAGGACACGTGTCACCGCACCTGCTTCTCGCTGCACCTGGATGGCAACGTGCTGGACCACTTCTCGGAGCTGCGCAGCGTTGAGGGGCTGCAGGAGGGCTCCGTGCTGCGCGTGGTGGAAG AGCCGTACACGGTGCGTGAGGCCCGCATCCACGTGCGCCACGTCCGAGACCTGCTCAAGAGCCTGGACCCATCCGATGCCTTCAACGGGGTTGACTGCAACTCCTTGTCCTTCCTGAGTGTCTTCACCGACGGCGACCTGGGAG ACAGCGGGAAGCGGAAGAAGGGCTTGGAGATGGATCCCATCGACTGTACACCACCCGAGTACATCCTGCCAGGGAGCCGGGAGCGGCCACTGTGTCCCCTGCAGCCCCAAAACCGCGACTGGAAG CCCTTGCAGTGCCTGAAAGTGCTCACCATGAGCGGCTGGAACCCGCCCCCGGGGAACCGGAAGATGCATGGGGACCTCATGTACCTGTTTGTGATCACGGCCGAGGACCGGCAAGTCAGCATCACGGCGTCCACACGGGGCTTTTACCTGAATCA GTCCACGGCTTATCATTTCAACCCCAAGCCCGCCAGCCCCCGCTTCCTCAGCCATTCCCTGGTGGAGCTGCTCAACCAGATCAGCCCGGCCTTCAGGAAGAACTTTGCTGTGCTGCAGAAGAAAAG GGTCCAGCGCCACCCGTTCGAGAGGATCGCCACCCCATTCCAGGTGTACAGCTGGACAGCACCCCAGGCGGAGCATGCCATGGATTGCGTGCGCGCAGAGGATGCCTATACCTCGAGGCTGGGCTACGAGGAGCACATTCCTGGACAG ACCCGAGACTGGAATGAGGAGCTGCAGACGACGAGGGAGCTGCCTCGCAAGAACCTGCCTGAGCGGCTGCTCCGAGAAAGGGCCATATTCAAG GTGCACAGCGACTTCACCGCGGCAGCCACCCGGGGCGCCATGGCCGTCATCGACGGCAACGTGATGGCCATCAACCCCAGCGAGGAGACCAAGATGCAGATGTTCATCTGGAACAACATCTTCTTCAGCCTGGGCTTCGACGTCCGAGACCATTACAAGGACTTCGGGGGGGACGTGGCAGCCTACGTGGCGCCCACCAACGACCTGAACGGCGTCCGCACCTACAACGCGGTGGACGTGGAGGGGCTGTAcacgctgggcacggtggtggtgGATTACCGCGGCTACCGCGTCACGGCCCAGTCCATCATCCCCGGCATCCTGGAGCGGGACCAGGAGCAGAGCGTCATCTACGGCTCCATCGACTTCGGCAAGACCGTGGTGTCGCACCCGCGGTACCTGGAGCTGCTGGAGCGCACGAGTCGGCCCCTCAAGATCCTGCGGCACCGGGTGCTCAACGACCGCGACGAGGAGGTGGAGCTCTGCTCCTCGGTAGAGTGCAAGGGCATCATTGGCAACGACGGGCGCCACTATATCCTCGACCTGCTGCGCACCTTCCCCCCGGACCTCAACTTCCTGCCGGCGCCTGGCGAGGAGCTGCCTGAGGAATGCGCCCGCGCCGGCTTCCCGCGCGCCCACCGGCACAAGCTCTGCTGCCTGCGCCAGGAGCTGGTGGACGCCTTCGTGGAGCACAG GTACCTCCTCTTTATGAAGCTGGCTGCCCTGCAGCTGATGCAGCAGAAAGCCAGCCAGCTGGAGACCCCCTCCTCGCTGGAAAATGGTGGTCCTTCCTCTTTGGAGTCCAAGTCTGAGGACCCTCCAGGACCGGAGGCGGGAAGTGAGGAGGAGGGTAGCAGCGCCAGCGGCCTGGCCAAGGTGAAGGAGCTGGCAGAGACCATCGCTGCAGACGACGGCACAG ACCCTCGGAGCCGGGAGGTGATCCGCAACGCGTGCAAGGCGGTTGGCTCCATCAGCAGCACCGCCTTCGACATTCGCTTCAATCCTGACATCTTCTCACCAG GGGTTCGCTTCCCTGAGTCCTGCCAGGATGAAGTCCGGGACCAGAAGCAGCTGCTGAAGGACGCGGCCGCCTTCCTGCTCTCCTGCCAGATCCCTGGCTTG GTGAAGGACTGCATGGAGCACGCCGTGTTACCCATGGACGGGGCGACTCTGGCCGAGGTGATGCGCCAGCGTGGCATCAACATGCGCTACCTGGGCAAGGTGCTGGAGCTGGTGCTGCGGAGCCCGGCCCGCCACCAGCTGGACCACGTCTAT AAAATCGGCATTGGGGAACTCATCACCCGCTCGGCCAAGCACATCTTCAAGACGTACTTACAG GGAGTCGAGCTCTCTGGCCTCTCAGCCGCCATCAGCCACTTCCTGAACTGCTTCCTGAGCTCCTACCCTAACCCTGTGGCCCACCTGCCCGCCGACGAGCTGGTCTCCAAGAAGAGGAATAAGAGGAGGAAAAACCGGCCCCCCGGGGCTGCAGATAACACAGCCTGGGCTGTCGTGACCCCCCAGGAGCTCTGGAAGGACATCTGCCAGGAGGCCAAGAACTACTTTGACTTCCACCTCGAGTG TGAGACTGTGGACCAGGCTGTGGAGACCTATGGCCTGCAGAAGATAACACTCCTGCGGGAGATCTCGCTGAAAACAGGGATCCAG GTCCTGCTGAAGGAGTACAGCTTCGACAGTCGCCACAAGCCCGCGTTCACCGAGGAGGACGTGCTCAACATCTTCCCCGTGGTCAAGCACGTCAACCCCAAGGCCTCGGATgctttccatttcttccagagCGGCCAGGCCAAAGTGCAGCAGG GCTTCCTGAAGGAGGGCTGTGAGCTCATCAATGAGGCCCTGAACCTGTTTAACAACGTCTACGGAGCCATGCACGTGGAGACCTGCGCCTGCCTGCGCCTCCTCGCCCGCCTCCATTACATCATGGGCGACTATGCAGAG GCCCTGAGTAACCAGCAGAAGGCAGTGCTGATGAGCGAGCGGGTGATGGGCATCGAGCACCCCAACACCATCCAGGAATAT ATGCACCTGGCCCTGTACTGCTTCGCCAGCAGCCAGCTGTCCACGGCCCTGAGCCTGCTGTACCGCGCTCGCTACCTCATGCTGCTGGTGTTCGGGGAAGACCACCCCGAGATGGCGCTGCTGGAC AACAACATCGGGCTGGTGCTGCACGGGGTGATGGAGTACGACCTGTCGCTGCGCTTCCTGGAGAACGCGCTGGCCGTCAGCACCAAGTACCACGGGCCCAAGGCCCTCAAGGTGGCCCTCAG CCACCACCTTGTCGCCCGAGTCTACGAGAGCAAAGCTGAGTTCCGGTCGGCCCTGCAGCACGAGAAGGAGGGTTACACCATCTACAAGACGCAG CTGGGCGAGGACCACGAGAAGACCAAGGAGAGCTCCGAGTACCTCAAGTGCCTGACCCAGCAGGCCGTGGCCCTGCAGCGCACCATGAATGAGATCTACCGCAACGGCTCCAGCGCCAACATCCCGCCGCTCAAG TTCACAGCCCCCAGCATGGCCAGCGTTTTGGAGCAGCTGAACGTCATTAACGGCATCCTCTTCATTCCTCTCAG CCAAAAAGACCTGGAGAATCTGAAAGCCGAGGTGGCGCGGCGGCACCAGCTCCAGGAGGCCAGCAGAAACAAGGATAGGGCCGAGGAGCCCATGGCCACTGAGCCCGCGCCAGCCGGGACCCCAGAGGACCTGGGCTCCCAGCCCCCGGCTGCCAAGGACTCTTCTCCGAGCGTGCAGGGATAG
- the CLUH gene encoding clustered mitochondria protein homolog isoform X1 — protein sequence MVIKTDELPAAAPADSAREHGSQAGGKGRPGAAELPSVMLLNGDCPESLKKEEGAAEPPRENGLDEADPGDETAGQEVIVIQDTGFSVKILAPGIEPFSLQVSPQEMVQEIHQVLMDREDTCHRTCFSLHLDGNVLDHFSELRSVEGLQEGSVLRVVEEPYTVREARIHVRHVRDLLKSLDPSDAFNGVDCNSLSFLSVFTDGDLGDSGKRKKGLEMDPIDCTPPEYILPGSRERPLCPLQPQNRDWKPLQCLKVLTMSGWNPPPGNRKMHGDLMYLFVITAEDRQVSITASTRGFYLNQSTAYHFNPKPASPRFLSHSLVELLNQISPAFRKNFAVLQKKRVQRHPFERIATPFQVYSWTAPQAEHAMDCVRAEDAYTSRLGYEEHIPGQTRDWNEELQTTRELPRKNLPERLLRERAIFKVHSDFTAAATRGAMAVIDGNVMAINPSEETKMQMFIWNNIFFSLGFDVRDHYKDFGGDVAAYVAPTNDLNGVRTYNAVDVEGLYTLGTVVVDYRGYRVTAQSIIPGILERDQEQSVIYGSIDFGKTVVSHPRYLELLERTSRPLKILRHRVLNDRDEEVELCSSVECKGIIGNDGRHYILDLLRTFPPDLNFLPAPGEELPEECARAGFPRAHRHKLCCLRQELVDAFVEHRYLLFMKLAALQLMQQKASQLETPSSLENGGPSSLESKSEDPPGPEAGSEEEGSSASGLAKVKELAETIAADDGTADPRSREVIRNACKAVGSISSTAFDIRFNPDIFSPGVRFPESCQDEVRDQKQLLKDAAAFLLSCQIPGLVKDCMEHAVLPMDGATLAEVMRQRGINMRYLGKVLELVLRSPARHQLDHVYKIGIGELITRSAKHIFKTYLQGVELSGLSAAISHFLNCFLSSYPNPVAHLPADELVSKKRNKRRKNRPPGAADNTAWAVVTPQELWKDICQEAKNYFDFHLECETVDQAVETYGLQKITLLREISLKTGIQVLLKEYSFDSRHKPAFTEEDVLNIFPVVKHVNPKASDAFHFFQSGQAKVQQGFLKEGCELINEALNLFNNVYGAMHVETCACLRLLARLHYIMGDYAEALSNQQKAVLMSERVMGIEHPNTIQEYMHLALYCFASSQLSTALSLLYRARYLMLLVFGEDHPEMALLDNNIGLVLHGVMEYDLSLRFLENALAVSTKYHGPKALKVALSHHLVARVYESKAEFRSALQHEKEGYTIYKTQLGEDHEKTKESSEYLKCLTQQAVALQRTMNEIYRNGSSANIPPLKFTAPSMASVLEQLNVINGILFIPLSQKDLENLKAEVARRHQLQEASRNKDRAEEPMATEPAPAGTPEDLGSQPPAAKDSSPSVQG from the exons ATGGTCATCAAGACGGACGAGTTGCCGGCGGCCGCCCCGGCCGACAGCGCCCGGGAACACGGCTCGCAGGCCGGGGGCAAGGGGCGGCCGGGCGCGGCAG AGCTGCCATCAGTCATGCTCTTAAACGGGGACTGCCCAGAGAGcctgaagaaggaggaaggggcagcCGAGCCACCCAGGGAAAATGGGCTTGATGAGGCCGACCCGGGAGATGAGACCGCCGGCCAGGAAGTCATTGtcattcaggacacaggcttTTCTGTGAAGATCCTCGCCCCTGGGATCGAGCCCTTCTCCCTGCAG GTGTCCCCGCAGGAGATGGTGCAGGAGATCCACCAGGTGCTCATGGACCGGGAGGACACGTGTCACCGCACCTGCTTCTCGCTGCACCTGGATGGCAACGTGCTGGACCACTTCTCGGAGCTGCGCAGCGTTGAGGGGCTGCAGGAGGGCTCCGTGCTGCGCGTGGTGGAAG AGCCGTACACGGTGCGTGAGGCCCGCATCCACGTGCGCCACGTCCGAGACCTGCTCAAGAGCCTGGACCCATCCGATGCCTTCAACGGGGTTGACTGCAACTCCTTGTCCTTCCTGAGTGTCTTCACCGACGGCGACCTGGGAG ACAGCGGGAAGCGGAAGAAGGGCTTGGAGATGGATCCCATCGACTGTACACCACCCGAGTACATCCTGCCAGGGAGCCGGGAGCGGCCACTGTGTCCCCTGCAGCCCCAAAACCGCGACTGGAAG CCCTTGCAGTGCCTGAAAGTGCTCACCATGAGCGGCTGGAACCCGCCCCCGGGGAACCGGAAGATGCATGGGGACCTCATGTACCTGTTTGTGATCACGGCCGAGGACCGGCAAGTCAGCATCACGGCGTCCACACGGGGCTTTTACCTGAATCA GTCCACGGCTTATCATTTCAACCCCAAGCCCGCCAGCCCCCGCTTCCTCAGCCATTCCCTGGTGGAGCTGCTCAACCAGATCAGCCCGGCCTTCAGGAAGAACTTTGCTGTGCTGCAGAAGAAAAG GGTCCAGCGCCACCCGTTCGAGAGGATCGCCACCCCATTCCAGGTGTACAGCTGGACAGCACCCCAGGCGGAGCATGCCATGGATTGCGTGCGCGCAGAGGATGCCTATACCTCGAGGCTGGGCTACGAGGAGCACATTCCTGGACAG ACCCGAGACTGGAATGAGGAGCTGCAGACGACGAGGGAGCTGCCTCGCAAGAACCTGCCTGAGCGGCTGCTCCGAGAAAGGGCCATATTCAAG GTGCACAGCGACTTCACCGCGGCAGCCACCCGGGGCGCCATGGCCGTCATCGACGGCAACGTGATGGCCATCAACCCCAGCGAGGAGACCAAGATGCAGATGTTCATCTGGAACAACATCTTCTTCAGCCTGGGCTTCGACGTCCGAGACCATTACAAGGACTTCGGGGGGGACGTGGCAGCCTACGTGGCGCCCACCAACGACCTGAACGGCGTCCGCACCTACAACGCGGTGGACGTGGAGGGGCTGTAcacgctgggcacggtggtggtgGATTACCGCGGCTACCGCGTCACGGCCCAGTCCATCATCCCCGGCATCCTGGAGCGGGACCAGGAGCAGAGCGTCATCTACGGCTCCATCGACTTCGGCAAGACCGTGGTGTCGCACCCGCGGTACCTGGAGCTGCTGGAGCGCACGAGTCGGCCCCTCAAGATCCTGCGGCACCGGGTGCTCAACGACCGCGACGAGGAGGTGGAGCTCTGCTCCTCGGTAGAGTGCAAGGGCATCATTGGCAACGACGGGCGCCACTATATCCTCGACCTGCTGCGCACCTTCCCCCCGGACCTCAACTTCCTGCCGGCGCCTGGCGAGGAGCTGCCTGAGGAATGCGCCCGCGCCGGCTTCCCGCGCGCCCACCGGCACAAGCTCTGCTGCCTGCGCCAGGAGCTGGTGGACGCCTTCGTGGAGCACAG GTACCTCCTCTTTATGAAGCTGGCTGCCCTGCAGCTGATGCAGCAGAAAGCCAGCCAGCTGGAGACCCCCTCCTCGCTGGAAAATGGTGGTCCTTCCTCTTTGGAGTCCAAGTCTGAGGACCCTCCAGGACCGGAGGCGGGAAGTGAGGAGGAGGGTAGCAGCGCCAGCGGCCTGGCCAAGGTGAAGGAGCTGGCAGAGACCATCGCTGCAGACGACGGCACAG CAGACCCTCGGAGCCGGGAGGTGATCCGCAACGCGTGCAAGGCGGTTGGCTCCATCAGCAGCACCGCCTTCGACATTCGCTTCAATCCTGACATCTTCTCACCAG GGGTTCGCTTCCCTGAGTCCTGCCAGGATGAAGTCCGGGACCAGAAGCAGCTGCTGAAGGACGCGGCCGCCTTCCTGCTCTCCTGCCAGATCCCTGGCTTG GTGAAGGACTGCATGGAGCACGCCGTGTTACCCATGGACGGGGCGACTCTGGCCGAGGTGATGCGCCAGCGTGGCATCAACATGCGCTACCTGGGCAAGGTGCTGGAGCTGGTGCTGCGGAGCCCGGCCCGCCACCAGCTGGACCACGTCTAT AAAATCGGCATTGGGGAACTCATCACCCGCTCGGCCAAGCACATCTTCAAGACGTACTTACAG GGAGTCGAGCTCTCTGGCCTCTCAGCCGCCATCAGCCACTTCCTGAACTGCTTCCTGAGCTCCTACCCTAACCCTGTGGCCCACCTGCCCGCCGACGAGCTGGTCTCCAAGAAGAGGAATAAGAGGAGGAAAAACCGGCCCCCCGGGGCTGCAGATAACACAGCCTGGGCTGTCGTGACCCCCCAGGAGCTCTGGAAGGACATCTGCCAGGAGGCCAAGAACTACTTTGACTTCCACCTCGAGTG TGAGACTGTGGACCAGGCTGTGGAGACCTATGGCCTGCAGAAGATAACACTCCTGCGGGAGATCTCGCTGAAAACAGGGATCCAG GTCCTGCTGAAGGAGTACAGCTTCGACAGTCGCCACAAGCCCGCGTTCACCGAGGAGGACGTGCTCAACATCTTCCCCGTGGTCAAGCACGTCAACCCCAAGGCCTCGGATgctttccatttcttccagagCGGCCAGGCCAAAGTGCAGCAGG GCTTCCTGAAGGAGGGCTGTGAGCTCATCAATGAGGCCCTGAACCTGTTTAACAACGTCTACGGAGCCATGCACGTGGAGACCTGCGCCTGCCTGCGCCTCCTCGCCCGCCTCCATTACATCATGGGCGACTATGCAGAG GCCCTGAGTAACCAGCAGAAGGCAGTGCTGATGAGCGAGCGGGTGATGGGCATCGAGCACCCCAACACCATCCAGGAATAT ATGCACCTGGCCCTGTACTGCTTCGCCAGCAGCCAGCTGTCCACGGCCCTGAGCCTGCTGTACCGCGCTCGCTACCTCATGCTGCTGGTGTTCGGGGAAGACCACCCCGAGATGGCGCTGCTGGAC AACAACATCGGGCTGGTGCTGCACGGGGTGATGGAGTACGACCTGTCGCTGCGCTTCCTGGAGAACGCGCTGGCCGTCAGCACCAAGTACCACGGGCCCAAGGCCCTCAAGGTGGCCCTCAG CCACCACCTTGTCGCCCGAGTCTACGAGAGCAAAGCTGAGTTCCGGTCGGCCCTGCAGCACGAGAAGGAGGGTTACACCATCTACAAGACGCAG CTGGGCGAGGACCACGAGAAGACCAAGGAGAGCTCCGAGTACCTCAAGTGCCTGACCCAGCAGGCCGTGGCCCTGCAGCGCACCATGAATGAGATCTACCGCAACGGCTCCAGCGCCAACATCCCGCCGCTCAAG TTCACAGCCCCCAGCATGGCCAGCGTTTTGGAGCAGCTGAACGTCATTAACGGCATCCTCTTCATTCCTCTCAG CCAAAAAGACCTGGAGAATCTGAAAGCCGAGGTGGCGCGGCGGCACCAGCTCCAGGAGGCCAGCAGAAACAAGGATAGGGCCGAGGAGCCCATGGCCACTGAGCCCGCGCCAGCCGGGACCCCAGAGGACCTGGGCTCCCAGCCCCCGGCTGCCAAGGACTCTTCTCCGAGCGTGCAGGGATAG